The Microbacterium luteum nucleotide sequence GCACATCCGATGGTCGCGTATTCGACGCCGAGATCGTCGGAACCGACCCGATCTACGACCTCGCCGTGATCAAGCTCACCGACGCCGAAGCCCTCACCCCCATCGACTTCGCGTCGTCGGCCGACCTCAACGTCGGTGACACGACCGTCGCAGTCGGTGCACCGCTCGGCCTGTCGAACACGGTCACCACCGGCATCGTCAGCGCGCTCAACCGGTCGATCCAGATCGCCTCGTCCGCGGCGCCGGAGACGACCGAGGACGACACGCAGGACGACGGCAACGACCGCACTCCGCCCTTCTACTTCGACTTCGGCGACGAAGGGCAGCAGACCACGGCGACCGAGACGATTTCCATCGCCGTCATCCAGACCGACGCCGCGATCAACCCGGGGAACTCCGGTGGCGCGCTCGTCGACGACGAGGGGGCGCTCATCGGCATCAACGTCGCGATCGCCTCGGCCGGCAGCTCCGCCGAGGCCGGATCGATCGGCGTGGGCTTCTCCATCCCGTCCGACGTCGTGCAGCGCGTCACCGACGAGATCATCGCCGACGGGACCGCCACCCACGGCCTGCTCGGCGCGAGCGTGACGCCCGCCGCGTCGGTGGAAGGTGCGACGATCTCGGGTGCCTACCTCGCGGATATCTCCGCCGGCGGCGCCGCGGAGGGCGTCGGGCTGCAGGTCGGCGACATCGTCACCGCCTTCAACGGCGTGCCGATCACCGATGCCACCGATCTGACCGCGCAGGTGCGCGCCGCCGCCGGCGGCAGCGACGCGACGATCACCTTCGTGCGCGACGGGGAGACCCGCACGGTCGATGTGACCCTGGGCGAGCTCGGCTGAGCTCGCCGCACCGAGGACGCCGCCCCGCTAGGCTCGCGGGGTGGCGTCCTTCTCGTTCGGCGCGGGGAATGCGCGCAAGATCCTCAGCATCCCCCTCTATGTCCTTGGTCGCCTCGCCACCGCGGTGATCCCGCGAACCGCGGACCAGTGGGTCTTCGGATGCGCCGTCGGCGTCGCCGACGGCGCGTGGGCGCTGTGGAACGCGGCCGGTGGCGATCTGCAGGGTCGCGCGACGTGGCTGGTCGCCGACGACGTCGAGGCGGCGGAGGCGACCCGACGGGGGATCCCGTGGGTGCGCAAGAACTCGCCGACCGGCTTCTGGCGCACCGCGCGAGCCCGCGTCGTCGTGATCACCCACGGCTTCGGCGACGTCCAGCGTTACGCCGTGTCCGGAGCTTTCGTCGTCCAGCTGTGGCACGGCATCCCGCTCAAGCGCATCGGTCTGGATTCCCCGGTCACCACGCGCAGCCGCATCCTGCCCGGCTCGCGACTCGTGCGGGGGATGCTCGCGCGGATGTATCGGAGTGCGACCCGCCGCATCCGGGTCCTCCCGGCCGCCTCCCACCGCGTGCGGGGCCGGCTCGAATCGGCGTTCGGGCTGCCGGATGAGCGTGTGCCGGTGACCGGGGAGCCCCGGGTGGACGTGCTGTCGGCAGGGCGACCCGACGACCGTCGACGGCAGGCCCGGGCCGCGCTCGCCGCCGTGAGCGGGCACGAGGTGGCCCGACACCGGGTGCTGTATGCGCCGACGTGGCGCGACGGTGACCCCGACCCGGCGGTGCCCGACGAGGGGGAGTGGCACCTCATCGCCGAAGTGCTGGAGCGTCATGACGCCGTGCTCTACGTGCGATCGCATCCCCTGGGCGCAGGCGACTACGTTCCGCCCCCCGGCGCTGCCGGCCGGCGCGTGCGCCCGCTCGGTGCCGACCTCGTACGCGACGTGACGCCGCTTCTGGCGGGGTTCGACACCCTGGTCACCGACTACTCCTCGCTCGTGTTCGACTCCTCGCTCGTTCCGCTGCCCGTCGTCTTTCTCGCGCCCGACGTGCATCGATACGCTGCGGAGCGTGGTTTCTACGGCTCCTACCGCGACGTCGCGGGGGATGACGTCGCCGGCACATGGGAGCAGGCCGTCGCACAGATCGACGCCGTTCTCGGTGATCCGGCCGAACGCGCCCGACGCATCGAGTGTGCCAGGCAGATCGACGTGCGGGTGCACGCGTTCCGAGACGGCGGGAACGCCGCGCGGGTGTACCGTGCCATTCTGACCGCCCTCGCCGACGAGCCGCCTTCCGGATCGAGAAAAGGACCCCGATGACCCAGGCCCGCTTCGACACCGGCGAGCGTCCCGCTCTCGTGCTGACAGGGACGGGAGCGCGCCCGCGCTCCGTCGATCTCGTGGGCAGTCGCGCCCGCACGAGCGCGCGGCTCACCGGTCGTGGCACGACGTGGCGCGCCGTCGTGCCGCTCACCGCCGCACGGTGGGGCGGCCCGGATCTCCCGCTTCCCTCCGGCGAGTACCGCCTGACGATCGCGCCCGCCGAGCCCGAGTCGAGCCAGGAGCGGACGCCGCTCGAGGAGCTCCCGGTCACGCAGCTCGGCGGTCTTCGCGCGCAGCTCGTGCAGGACATCGTGACCGTGGGCCCGCCGATCGATCCGGCGTACGACTCTGGTGAGGGGCAGGACGCGCTCGAGCGCCGGTACGCGACGCGCCCGGGGGGCCTGGAGAACGCGGTGTTCTTCGAGAGCTTCTATGGCCGCAACGCCGGCTGCAATCCGCTCGCCATCGATCGTGAGCTCGCCCGCCGAGCGCCCGGTGTCACCCGCTACTGGAGCGTCGTGGACCTGTCGGTGCGCGTGCCGGACGGCGCCATCCCGGTCGTCGAGGGCAGTCCCGAGTGGTGGCGAGCACGCGGGCACAGCCGGCTGCTCGTGATCAACGACTGGCTGCGCCGACGATTCGTGCGCGAGCGCGGCCAGGTCGTGCTGCAGACCTGGCACGGCACGCCGTTGAAGCGCCTCGCGCTGCACCGCCCGGGCTTCGATCCGCGGCGCATGGCGGCGGTGTTCAAGGAGTCGCGGCGCTGGAACGTGCTGCTCGCCCAGAACCCCTACGCCGCGAAGGTGCTCGGCAAGGCCTACGCCTTCCTCACCCGTCCGCTCTGGGTGGAGGGGTATCCGCGCAACGACGTCCTCGTGCACGGAGACGACGGTCGCACGCGCGCCGCTCTCGGGATCGGTGCCGAGGAGCGAGTGCTCCTCTACGCGCCCACCTGGCGCGACGACCGCCGCG carries:
- a CDS encoding S1C family serine protease; this encodes MTENQGERPEDRTPEEPQVGGEAVWQPPRPTTPASEGYPQPARPAAGPQAPAPQAQMPQTPQTSIPPRPQAPYGQYAFGPGAPTGTQQTVPLGDSAAPAGRQKVGAGKVVGIMVAAAIVGGAAGLGGAYAGASLFSTSSATTVAGPSTVTVNDTDAVNQTTGIAAKVVPSVVTISASNGSTGGTGSGVVLSEDGYVVTNTHVVTLDGATADATITVSTSDGRVFDAEIVGTDPIYDLAVIKLTDAEALTPIDFASSADLNVGDTTVAVGAPLGLSNTVTTGIVSALNRSIQIASSAAPETTEDDTQDDGNDRTPPFYFDFGDEGQQTTATETISIAVIQTDAAINPGNSGGALVDDEGALIGINVAIASAGSSAEAGSIGVGFSIPSDVVQRVTDEIIADGTATHGLLGASVTPAASVEGATISGAYLADISAGGAAEGVGLQVGDIVTAFNGVPITDATDLTAQVRAAAGGSDATITFVRDGETRTVDVTLGELG
- a CDS encoding CDP-glycerol glycerophosphotransferase family protein translates to MASFSFGAGNARKILSIPLYVLGRLATAVIPRTADQWVFGCAVGVADGAWALWNAAGGDLQGRATWLVADDVEAAEATRRGIPWVRKNSPTGFWRTARARVVVITHGFGDVQRYAVSGAFVVQLWHGIPLKRIGLDSPVTTRSRILPGSRLVRGMLARMYRSATRRIRVLPAASHRVRGRLESAFGLPDERVPVTGEPRVDVLSAGRPDDRRRQARAALAAVSGHEVARHRVLYAPTWRDGDPDPAVPDEGEWHLIAEVLERHDAVLYVRSHPLGAGDYVPPPGAAGRRVRPLGADLVRDVTPLLAGFDTLVTDYSSLVFDSSLVPLPVVFLAPDVHRYAAERGFYGSYRDVAGDDVAGTWEQAVAQIDAVLGDPAERARRIECARQIDVRVHAFRDGGNAARVYRAILTALADEPPSGSRKGPR
- a CDS encoding CDP-glycerol glycerophosphotransferase family protein, with protein sequence MTQARFDTGERPALVLTGTGARPRSVDLVGSRARTSARLTGRGTTWRAVVPLTAARWGGPDLPLPSGEYRLTIAPAEPESSQERTPLEELPVTQLGGLRAQLVQDIVTVGPPIDPAYDSGEGQDALERRYATRPGGLENAVFFESFYGRNAGCNPLAIDRELARRAPGVTRYWSVVDLSVRVPDGAIPVVEGSPEWWRARGHSRLLVINDWLRRRFVRERGQVVLQTWHGTPLKRLALHRPGFDPRRMAAVFKESRRWNVLLAQNPYAAKVLGKAYAFLTRPLWVEGYPRNDVLVHGDDGRTRAALGIGAEERVLLYAPTWRDDRREIVDFIDPVALASDTDAVVLVRGHSRTLQPGRDAEGPRVIDVTGYPDTSGLLSAADALITDYSSVMFDFSVTGKPMYFLVPDLERYRGELRGFYFDLAERAPGPLVRSQDDLVTALLRDDIQEFAERYAVWQQTFNARDDGHAAERVVDRILDQGFVEVA